One window of the Salvia miltiorrhiza cultivar Shanhuang (shh) chromosome 6, IMPLAD_Smil_shh, whole genome shotgun sequence genome contains the following:
- the LOC130990043 gene encoding rhodanese-like domain-containing protein 6 yields MSHEHVVAAGPTIGTSKAKELVTLSSHPLLKSPEISNAVRHLSAAEFHSVLQNAGECQELSSGSNKELILLDARNLYETRIGKFHALDIKTLDPAIRQYSDLPSWIDDNSEQLRGNNILMYCTGGIRCEMASAYIRSKGAGFENVFQLYGGIQRYMEQFPDGGFFKGKNFVFDHRVSVGSLDPIVLGTCLLCGVSFDNYTSRCRCTHCRMLVLVCDHCREINRSYVCELCQKDGKPVKSICSMSGEVPETAYDNQSLEIDQASSLLSSSEGKVKGFILDIL; encoded by the exons ATGAGTCATGAGCATGTTGTTGCAGCAGGTCCCACTATAGGGACTTCAAAGGCAAAA GAACTGGTGACGTTAAGCTCTCATCCCTTGTTGAAGTCTCCGGAGATTTCAAATGCTGTGAGACATCTCTCGGCAGCTGAATTTCACTCTGTTCTTCAGAATGCTG GTGAATGTCAAGAGTTAAGTAGTGGCTCCAACAAGGAACTGATACTGTTAGATGCAAGAAACTTGTACGAGACGAGAATAGGCAAGTTTCATGCTCTAGATATCAAAACATTGGATCCAGCGATCAGGCAGTATAGTGACTTGCCCTCATGGATTGATGACAATTCCGAGCAATTGCGGGGGAATAATATCCTTAT GTACTGTACTGGAGGAATTAGATGTGAGATGGCATCAGCCTATATCAGATCTAAAGGTGCTGGTTTTGAAAATGTTTTTCAG TTATATGGTGGAATCCAAAGATATATGGAACAATTCCCAGATGGAGGCTTCTTCAAAGGaaaaaattttgtttttgacCATCG GGTTTCTGTTGGGAGCTTAGATCCTATTGTGTTGGGAACTTGCCTCCTCTGTGGCGTGTCATTTGATAACTACACTTCACGTTGCCGGTGTACTCACTGTAGGATGCTTGTGTTAGTCTGTGATCATTGTCGG GAAATAAATCGGTCTTATGTTTGTGAATTGTGCCAGAAAGATGGCAAGCCTGTTAAATCCATTTGCTCTATGTCGGGAGAAGTACCAGAAACAGCATATGATAATCAGAGTCTCGAGATTGATCAAGCCTCGTCTCTTCTATCTTCGAGTGAAGGTAAGGTTAAAGGTTTTATTCTTGACATCCTTTAG
- the LOC130987839 gene encoding palmitoyl-acyl carrier protein thioesterase, chloroplastic-like: MALLQNAAVPLNQEYPFSLEKDDGSDARRRRVGFGGGWKLKRRNLQLLNSSTNTNMNMNTDTINGKKVNGVCVQRSTNLMNHEFLFGRFVEDRFVFRQAFVIRSYEIGPDKTATMETLMNLLQETALNHVANSGVAGGGFGATREMSLRKLIWVVTRIHVQIDKYSSWGDVVEIDTWVNAAGKNGMRRDWIIRDYKSQKIITRATSTWAIMNRETRRLSKIPDEVRKELQPFYLDRAAIATENIDTQNIQKLSDEIANRIRTGLAPRWSDMDANQHVNNVKYIGWILESMPTNVLEDYKMKNITLEYRRECRQSNVLESLTSMKPITEDEEEEESSSFTQDLECTSLLRMEGSHADIVRARSLWHFKKHHLSS; this comes from the exons atggCGTTGCTGCAAAACGCCGCGGTGCCGTTGAATCAAGAATATCCCTTCAGCTTAGAGAAAGATGATGGCTCCGATGCACGTAGACGACGCGTTGGTTTTGGCGGCGGATGGAAGTTGAAGAGGAGAAATCTGCAGCTGCTAAATTCGAGCACGAACACGAACATGAACATGAACACGGACACGATAAACGGGAAGAAAGTGAATGGAGTGTGTGTGCAGCGGAGCACGAATTTGATGAATCATGAGTTTCTGTTTGGGAGATTTGTGGAGGATCGATTTGTGTTCAGACAGGCATTTGTGATTAGGTCTTATGAGATTGGACCTGATAAAACTGCCACCATGGAAACCCTCATGAATCTTCTTCAg GAAACAGCATTGAATCATGTGGCGAACTCAGGAGTGGCTGGAGGCGGGTTTGGAGCGACCCGGGAAATGAGTCTTAGGAAACTTATTTGGGTCGTCACTCGCATCCACGTTCAAATCGACAAATATAGCTCATG GGGCGACGTCGTGGAGATAGACACGTGGGTAAATGCAGCCGGCAAAAACGGAATGCGGCGTGACTGGATCATCAGAGATTACAAATCCCAGAAAATCATTACAAGAGCAACCAg CACATGGGCCATAATGAACAGAGAAACAAGAAGACTGAGTAAAATCCCAGATGAAGTGAGAAAGGAGCTGCAGCCGTTTTACCTTGATAGGGCTGCCATTGCCACAGAAAATATCGACACCCAAAACATCCAAAAGCTTAGTGATGAAATTGCTAACCGAATTCGGACTGGCTTGGCT CCCCGATGGAGTGACATGGATGCCAATCAGCACGTCAACAACGTTAAATACATAGGATGGATTTTGGAG AGTATGCCAACAAATGTGCTTGAAGATTATAAGATGAAGAACATAACTCTAGAATACAGACGTGAATGTCGTCAGAGCAACGTGCTGGAGTCATTAACAAGCATGAAACCCATaactgaagatgaagaagaagaagagagtaGCAGTTTTACACAAGACTTAGAGTGCACTTCTTTGCTTCGAATGGAAGGAAGCCATGCTGATATTGTTCGAGCTAGATCACTCTGGCACTTCAAGAAGCATCATCTCTCATCATGA